One Methanomassiliicoccales archaeon genomic window, CATATGTTGAGTCCTTGCCCCCAGAGAAGAGTGCAGCTAGCTTCACGACTCTTCATACGACGAAGATGATTTCAATGTTGTGCAGTGATTACGCAACCATCCTGCTTGGTGGAGATTTATTTATCTCCAGCGCGATTCCCATGGGAGATGTACTGCCCAAAATGCGAGAAGAGCTTGAAGAAGGAAAGGTTGGAGGAACTGGAAAAGCAGCTCAAGGAGAGGTTCGACGACGATTCCTTGGGGCGTGGTCTCTGTCCGGTTTGTGGAACCCCTCTCATCGATCTTTCGCAGAGGGGGGATTGATATGAGAATAGAGGAGATGACCACCTCAGAACTCAAGAAGGAGCTGACCAAGAACCCAGTTGTCATCCTTCCTATAGGCGCGACGGAGGCACACGGCCCTCATTTGCCGCTCGGAACCGATTCATTTCAGCCAGAGGCGATGGCGGATATGCTAGCTGAAAGGATAGATGGGCTCGTTGCCCCGCCAATCAAGTATGGCCACCACAGCTCCACCAAGAACATGATAGGGACCATTGGCATAAGCTTTGATACACTCAGAGCACTGTCAAGAGATATACTGGAGGCTCTTGTGGCCGATGGGTTCGGCAAGTTCGTTATCCTCAGCGGGCATGCTGGCCATGTCCATATGGCAGCACTTAAGGTGGCGGTAGAGGAGGTGGTGAGAACCAGCAAGGTGAAGATCATGCTACTAACAGATTATGATATTGCCTGGGAAGTGTCTGAGGAGATGGGCATCAAAGACAAGGATGGTCATGGGGGACTCATCGAGACATCACGTATCATGGCAATAGCCCCAGGACTAGTGGGAGAGAAGAGGGGAAGCGGAAGATTTTGTGACCAGGAGTACATGGTAGTGGCGAACCCCGAAATCTGTTATCCAGATGGATATGCGGGCCCAGCAAACGAGGCTACTCCCGAGCTCGGAAACCGGGTCAATGACCACATCGTAGACAGGCTCGAGGAATTGATCAGAAGGAACATGGGGGATTAGATGGAAGATAAGAAGAAAGCTGCTGCACTCAAGGCGGTCGAGTGGATCCAGGATGGTATGGTGCTTGGTCTTGGAACTGGATCGACCACATTCTATGCCCTTGAAGCGATAGGAAAAATGGTCGCCAAGGGATACGATCTTGTAGGGATCCCTACATCGACCAGTACGGAGAATCTGGCAGATAAGTTCGGCATACCGTTGACCACGCTTGATGAGGTGGAGAGTATCGATCTCACCATCGATGGTGCAGACGAGGTGGATCCTGAAAAGAGGCTGATCAAGGGGATGGGCGGCGCTCTTCTACGGGAGAAGATAGTCGCTTCAGTTTCAGAGGTGGAGATCATCGTGGTAGACGATTCCAAGCTAGTTGATCTTCTTGGTACCAAGTCCATGCTCCCAGTTGAGGTGGTACCCTTCGGCCATATGAGAGTCAAGGATAGGATAGAGGCAACGGGTTGCCAGGCCCATCTGAGAGGAGAAAAAACACCATACAGCACCGATAGCGGTAACTACATCTATGACTGCAGGTACGAATCCATTGAATCCCCTGAGGAGTTGGAGCAGGAGCTCGATTCGATACCGGGGGTTGTGGAAAACGGCCTCTTTCTGGGGCTAGCCAGTAAAATAATCATTGCAGGGAAGGGGGGCATCCAAATTAGGGATTGAACTCAGGTATATCTTCTGAGCTCCTTCACATTTGACTCAATATCGGAAATTCGCTTTCTCTCTTCCTTGTCGATCATTTCAACGATCTTCTCGAAAGGGATTGCTAACTTGTACGAATGGACTGGACGGCCTTTCCCCTCCTTCTTTATGTCTCGTTTAATGACCCATTTCCTTCTCCTCAGTTCCTGCATGGCTATCGAAACCTCTGGC contains:
- a CDS encoding creatininase family protein, with the translated sequence MRIEEMTTSELKKELTKNPVVILPIGATEAHGPHLPLGTDSFQPEAMADMLAERIDGLVAPPIKYGHHSSTKNMIGTIGISFDTLRALSRDILEALVADGFGKFVILSGHAGHVHMAALKVAVEEVVRTSKVKIMLLTDYDIAWEVSEEMGIKDKDGHGGLIETSRIMAIAPGLVGEKRGSGRFCDQEYMVVANPEICYPDGYAGPANEATPELGNRVNDHIVDRLEELIRRNMGD
- the rpiA gene encoding ribose-5-phosphate isomerase RpiA, which translates into the protein MEDKKKAAALKAVEWIQDGMVLGLGTGSTTFYALEAIGKMVAKGYDLVGIPTSTSTENLADKFGIPLTTLDEVESIDLTIDGADEVDPEKRLIKGMGGALLREKIVASVSEVEIIVVDDSKLVDLLGTKSMLPVEVVPFGHMRVKDRIEATGCQAHLRGEKTPYSTDSGNYIYDCRYESIESPEELEQELDSIPGVVENGLFLGLASKIIIAGKGGIQIRD
- a CDS encoding ArsR family transcriptional regulator, with protein sequence MVTKEFSDEEETLVNLLTRTGIAKNVARTLAFLRNREETTSVEIETSTALRQPEVSIAMQELRRRKWVIKRDIKKEGKGRPVHSYKLAIPFEKIVEMIDKEERKRISDIESNVKELRRYT